The Branchiostoma floridae strain S238N-H82 chromosome 17, Bfl_VNyyK, whole genome shotgun sequence genome has a window encoding:
- the LOC118404193 gene encoding TLC domain-containing protein 4-like isoform X1: protein MTLEATHLLAAASGFLGMLMIYKFISPRVVPLWFPAYHALPWEKQIQVNEIFMAGSHSVVVCISSWVAYFTVEELKPTTLWYDCALTRHTSAFFWGYSIADLLLMICHPHFGDVYFLMHHVVSLIAGYLGMASISIPYYVNVFLMMELTNPFVNFRFMLKALGYPEKSLLFSCTGVLIFVTWWIARLGPIPIYAYHMAQLMSTGGFFKIELSMQLTSVLGYAFFTVLNLAWFRVIIKLFQREIRGLIQQGHSMAKRVQQETNSKKGG from the exons ATGACCCTGGAAGCAACACACCTCCTGGCCGCTGCGAGCGGGTTCCTCGGCATGCTGATGATCTACAAGTTCATCAGTCCCCGGGTGGTGCCGCTCTGGTTCCCGGCATACCATGCGCTGCCCTGGGAGAAGCAGATACAGGTCAACGAGAT CTTCATGGCGGGAAGTCACTCCGTGGTCGTCTGCATCTCCTCCTGGGTGGCGTACTTCACTGTGGAGGAGCTCAAGCCTACTACACTATG GTATGACTGTGCGTTAACCAGACACACCAGCGCCTTTTTCTGGGGGTACAGTATCGCAG ACCTGTTGTTGATGATCTGCCACCCACATTTCGGAGACGTGTATTTCCTGATGCACCACGTGGTGTCTCTCATCGCCGGGTACCTGGGAATG GCCAGCATTTCCATACCGTACTACGTGAATGTGTTCCTAATGATGGAGTTAACCAACCCGTTTGTGAACTTCAG ATTCATGCTGAAGGCGCTAGGTTACCCTGAGAAGAGCCTGCTGTTCTCCTGCACCGGTGTGCTCATCTTCGTCACGTG GTGGATCGCTCGCCTCGGTCCCATCCCGATCTACGCCTACCACATGGCACAGCTCATGAGCACAGGGGGCTTCTTCAAG ATCGAGTTGTCCATGCAGCTGACCAGTGTCCTAGGATACGCGTTTTTCACGGTCCTGAACCTAGCATGGTTCCGTGTGATCATCAAGCTCTTCCAGCGTGAAATCCGGGGACTGATCCAACAGGGGCATTCCATGGCTAAGAGAGTACAGCAGGAAACCAACAGCAAAAAGGGTGGTTAA
- the LOC118404193 gene encoding TLC domain-containing protein 4-like isoform X2: protein MTLEATHLLAAASGFLGMLMIYKFISPRVVPLWFPAYHALPWEKQIQVNEIFMAGSHSVVVCISSWVAYFTVEELKPTTLWYDCALTRHTSAFFWGYSIADLLLMICHPHFGDVYFLMHHVVSLIAGYLGMASISIPYYVNVFLMMELTNPFVNFRFMLKALGYPEKSLLFSCTGVLIFITWWIARLGPIPIYAYHMAQLMSTGGFFKIELSMQLTSVLGYAFFTVLNLAWFRVIIKLFQREIRGLIQQGHSMAKRVQQETNSKKGG, encoded by the exons ATGACCCTGGAAGCAACACACCTCCTGGCCGCTGCGAGCGGGTTCCTCGGCATGCTGATGATCTACAAGTTCATCAGTCCCCGGGTGGTGCCGCTCTGGTTCCCGGCATACCATGCGCTGCCCTGGGAGAAGCAGATACAGGTCAACGAGAT CTTCATGGCGGGAAGTCACTCCGTGGTCGTCTGCATCTCCTCCTGGGTGGCGTACTTCACTGTGGAGGAGCTCAAGCCTACTACACTATG GTATGACTGTGCGTTAACCAGACACACCAGCGCCTTTTTCTGGGGGTACAGTATCGCAG ACCTGTTGTTGATGATCTGCCACCCACATTTCGGAGACGTGTATTTCCTGATGCACCACGTGGTGTCTCTCATCGCCGGGTACCTGGGAATG GCCAGCATTTCCATACCGTACTACGTGAATGTGTTCCTAATGATGGAGTTAACCAACCCGTTTGTGAACTTCAG ATTCATGCTGAAGGCGCTAGGTTACCCTGAGAAGAGCCTGCTGTTCTCCTGCACCGGTGTGCTCAT CTTCATCACGTGGTGGATCGCTCGCCTCGGTCCCATCCCGATCTACGCCTACCACATGGCACAGCTCATGAGCACAGGGGGCTTCTTCAAG ATCGAGTTGTCCATGCAGCTGACCAGTGTCCTAGGATACGCGTTTTTCACGGTCCTGAACCTAGCATGGTTCCGTGTGATCATCAAGCTCTTCCAGCGTGAAATCCGGGGACTGATCCAACAGGGGCATTCCATGGCTAAGAGAGTACAGCAGGAAACCAACAGCAAAAAGGGTGGTTAA
- the LOC118404186 gene encoding DDB1- and CUL4-associated factor 13-like — translation MKIKMLSRNPDDYGRETKRDIQRLPRNYDPSLHPFEAAREYTRALNATKLERVFAKPFVGALDGHRDGVNCMAKHPGSLSTLLTGACDGEIKIWNLASRDCRRTIQAHSGFVRGLCVTPDHSNFLSIGDDKTIKMWSLTSPDAGEEEEPVHTILGKNIFTGIDHHWKDTTFATCGQTVDIWDHARAEPLRSFSWGVDSLNCVRFNPIEKHYLASCAADRSIILYDTRGSSPLRKVILNMRSNVIAWNPMEAFVFTVANEDHNLYSFDIRRLTSPFNIHMDHVNAVLDLDYSPTGREFVSGSFDKTIRIFPLDKGRSREVYHTKRMQRVFCIKWSLDNKYILSGSDETNVRIWKAKAAEKIGKLTPREESALSYNDKLKEKFQHHPQVRRIARHRHVPKEVHHLTRQTRIMKDSRRRKEQNRIRHSKPGSIKKKREREKVVVAEQE, via the exons ATGAAGATCAAGATGTTGAGTCGGAACCCGGACGACTACGGGCGGGAAACCAAGCGGGACATCCAGAGAT TACCCAGGAACTATGACCCGTCCCTCCATCCCTTCGAGGCGGCGCGGGAATACACACGAGCGCTCAACGCCACCAAACTGGAGCGGGTCTTCGCCAAACCGTTCGTCGGTGCTCTGGACGGACATCGTGATGGAGTGAACTGCATGGCGAAACACCCGGGGTCGCTGTCAACACTGCTGACTGGGGCATGTGATGGGGAG ATCAAGATCTGGAATCTGGCCAGTCGAGACTGCAGAAGAACGATCCAGGCGCACTCTGGGTTTGTTCGCGGGCTGTGCGTCACCCCGGATCACAGCAACTTTCTGTCG ATCGGAGATGACAAGACCATAAAGATGTGGAGCCTGACATCCCCGGATgctggggaggaggaggagccgGTCCATACAATTCTGGGGAAG AATATTTTCACCGGAATTGACCACCACTGGAAGGACACGACCTTTGCCACCTGTGGGCAGACTGTAGACATCTGGGACCACGCCCGGGCCGAACCACTCCGCTCCTTCTCATGGGGGGTGGACAGCCTCAACTGTGTCAGGTTCAACCCCATTGAG AAACACTACCTGGCCAGCTGTGCAGCAGACAGAAGTATCATCCTGTATGACACGCGGGGGTCGAGCCCCCTGAGGAAGGTCATCCTCAACATGCGCTCCAACGTGATCGCCTGGAACCCCATGGAGGCTTTCGTCTTCACTGTGGCCAACGAGGACCATAA TCTGTACAGTTTTGACATCCGACGCCTGACCTCCCCATTTAACATCCACATGGACCATGTGAACGCAGTGTTGGATCTAGACTACTCTCCCACTGGTCGCGAGTTTGTTTCTGGCAGCTTCGACAAAACTATCCGCATCTTCCCGCTGGACAAGGGACGCAGCAG AGAGGTGTACCACACAAAGCGTATGCAGAGAGTGTTCTGTATCAAGTGGTCGCTGGACAATAAGTACATCCTCTCCGGTTCTGATGAGACAAATGTGCGAATCTGGAAGGCAAAGGCTGCTGAGAAGATAGGCAAG TTGACACCGCGGGAAGAATCAGCGTTGTCGTACAACGACAAACTGAAGGAGAAGTTTCAGCACCACCCACAGGTGCGACGAATCGCGCGCCACCGCCATGTGCCGAAGGAGGTGCACCATCTAACACGACAGACAAGAATTATGAAGGATTCGCGCAGGAGAAA GGAGCAGAACAGAATACGGCACAGCAAACCTGGCAGCATCAAGAAGAAACGGGAGAGAGAAAAAGTCGTGGTGGCAGAGCAGGAATGA